A single Acidobacteriota bacterium DNA region contains:
- the ruvA gene encoding Holliday junction branch migration protein RuvA has protein sequence MIARITGSLARKSWPVVIVDVGGVGYELQVPLGTYEALPPEGERVTLEVVTSFRNETLQLFGFATAAEKRLFGVLLGVTGVGPRLALAVLSKLSPAQLARAVADEEPRALESVPGIGRKTARRLLLELKDRLPEEDLVPAGRPHPGAVRRHPLAGDGAAALESLGYRREVAERTVGQVLAAGFDGDLPELIRASLRRLGGS, from the coding sequence ATGATCGCGCGGATCACGGGAAGCCTCGCCCGGAAGAGCTGGCCGGTGGTGATCGTGGATGTCGGCGGCGTCGGCTACGAGCTCCAGGTACCGCTCGGCACCTACGAGGCGCTCCCGCCGGAAGGGGAGCGCGTGACGCTCGAGGTCGTCACCAGCTTCAGGAACGAGACCTTGCAGCTGTTCGGCTTCGCCACCGCCGCCGAGAAGCGCCTGTTCGGAGTTCTCCTCGGGGTCACCGGGGTCGGCCCGCGGCTGGCCCTCGCGGTCTTGTCCAAGCTCAGTCCCGCGCAGCTCGCCCGCGCGGTGGCCGACGAGGAACCGCGGGCGCTCGAATCCGTGCCCGGGATCGGGCGGAAGACCGCCCGGCGCCTCCTGCTCGAACTGAAGGACCGGCTGCCGGAGGAAGACCTCGTGCCTGCTGGCCGGCCTCATCCCGGAGCCGTCCGGCGGCATCCGCTCGCCGGTGACGGCGCGGCGGCCCTCGAGAGCCTCGGGTACCGGAGGGAGGTGGCCGAGCGGACGGTCGGCCAGGTGCTCGCCGCCGGCTTCGACGGCGATCTTCCCGAACTGATCCGCGCCAGCCTGCGGCGTCTCGGAGGCTCCTGA